The following coding sequences are from one Salvia hispanica cultivar TCC Black 2014 chromosome 3, UniMelb_Shisp_WGS_1.0, whole genome shotgun sequence window:
- the LOC125216132 gene encoding uncharacterized protein LOC125216132 isoform X2 produces MASLQVDHASDVITEAEVTSKEPSPAAAAPENAKPLDVEDEEDLEDLTEPTYEEKVGNSDDEDAEYSPFMEREEEGEEAAPPLSYGGGPATFDDFNEDDDEDDIV; encoded by the exons ATGGCCTCCCTTCAG GTTGATCATGCAAGTGATGTGATCACGGAAGCTGAAGTTACCAGTAAAGAGCCgtctccggcggcggcggcgccggaAAATGCTAAACCCTTGGATGTGGAGGACGAGGAAGATCTGGAAGACTTGACCGAGCCAACGTACGAAGAGAAGGTTGGGAATTCCGACGACGAAGATGCCGAATACTCGCCCTTCATGGAgagggaagaagaaggagaagaagcgGCGCCGCCTTTAAGTTACGGAGGAGGACCGGCCACCTTCGACGATTTTAATGAAGATGATGACGAGGACGACATCGTTTAA
- the LOC125216132 gene encoding uncharacterized protein LOC125216132 isoform X1, with protein sequence MASLQQVDHASDVITEAEVTSKEPSPAAAAPENAKPLDVEDEEDLEDLTEPTYEEKVGNSDDEDAEYSPFMEREEEGEEAAPPLSYGGGPATFDDFNEDDDEDDIV encoded by the exons ATGGCCTCCCTTCAG CAGGTTGATCATGCAAGTGATGTGATCACGGAAGCTGAAGTTACCAGTAAAGAGCCgtctccggcggcggcggcgccggaAAATGCTAAACCCTTGGATGTGGAGGACGAGGAAGATCTGGAAGACTTGACCGAGCCAACGTACGAAGAGAAGGTTGGGAATTCCGACGACGAAGATGCCGAATACTCGCCCTTCATGGAgagggaagaagaaggagaagaagcgGCGCCGCCTTTAAGTTACGGAGGAGGACCGGCCACCTTCGACGATTTTAATGAAGATGATGACGAGGACGACATCGTTTAA